Proteins from a genomic interval of Colletes latitarsis isolate SP2378_abdomen chromosome 12, iyColLati1, whole genome shotgun sequence:
- the Nup188 gene encoding nuclear pore complex protein Nup188, with protein sequence MEAPAVESLPYCKELWFLISDTVCRCERQLVEDEIKKETKLLKEGLLYFKPYTEASLQNIPKNDPSPRMYELISKLAPLLNLDATITWDLVCNFIKYEYRNCTETFASQLVDYTSMKVLINDIWNFYYSERMTLIKCLKLMVEYKDNEHRYQKEFAKFFDSVLFGTLLESIQKQIETLKTVNPPIRSQLCTEEYLHRLYNSSLVEMRELLHILTVIIHDIHIADTEFLKLYESIGGEPRRLASTKSHEDKKAIAKKIKEIQYSQAALFLVALDVRKHVDMEDWIRSVRNSMQETFEHKCIRDSYPQDSPLFLSWMLANYAIDPENMDTLNRFKPFGIKAIQLNVFHYLQDLMNTEMICEKTHYAEVVHSSVYNLLTLVCAFVDEEKLSVLNGIFDAVAATIQFPKTAARFWEERDDGLWLIYKFAAEQFPYEFEPLTNIAIGLATASETSAEKIAAELDNLQSLTLEVPRQRDHNKPFKPYEQECMIHKNSYAIAEDSLRENIRMSSDREVVIFRQKACYWDALHYKIEQLFSQAGGGITNISEMTKNLPEIVSQGLKLLKTLAKYIGIPQSMVIPTELSFEIINRFSYPVLPEDKMYIYKIVAACISISSELVLEYPEEILSRMRAGVYPRFNNRYQKTLDFAEAVSFDGGIIASWLSSIETIAHSYPILNAYLDILSKYLIRKYNEEALYTVEIPGMVFLLQGVLPKLDSWYFDSDAERTDLWLKSMFCLHRALESSLPKEDMRNELQLVVAYSLLYLEPRHALLKLIRTGERTLHNKMMAETDWIRGKGFKAIKSVQLALSVVNRLLIFRKSLGLETGDRSPLEAALYSSPRVPNGLLIVPTIVNYLYVWFSPPLQAMAVRLLKKFAEGSSMSLLVCMGMDGTAIRETFASRRGLMSPTCVADVKVAILELVAVCLEKQPGLTEALFNIVHPAECKRIFPRSVEEFFTEGCRQFLVKYLNRIYEKEDIVCDKLYNSTMALLRAMWYHRNEILVNFFRKREKFWTHLFAPLFRDLVPGAKGYSHLLDIITLELFKSSVLEDDFSMNLRKFLDKSKDYWKKLAIYILEDVHSESDRSMNYEKQDTSILHSQYESNLESWYNFIVTLTDERIATNYPVNVIQAQLITQHSLGSLLERVKQSHDLGSRKITMLLASLSLRCITSWKQICVDDSRIFKSGLTQLMQEIGQAYRSYGKSLRQTLMSLLLGCVQCVKKTLREDATSLEYLLAHSCTIAASELEQLREAAVQFEKRKQQQPIERTVDEKGTIGSVTAQKNADERNAETLRGIRESLPATLAVCMVTQLLRSYVERSSLSKQQNKAGCVQLRQMIPELMACIGITLQKYPYLRFSTAALNLLNLIVRSPYTLHPINENDIAKLWLSLIPPADIGNSMLDSLYDDCTNGKWRCQDWWPLYTLGLEFLTGLVTRETPTVYIKSIVMFLDSHEHQLMVASTLLRHTADLLAADLLQSLVALINIMATLPYVWNSIQKSVCETLIKCMYLAYDNTVNLLLRPRILKFIIDGISMESAEELESCDKRSPSDELKLLVNKLIIINTTCALSFVYFSPRLNTLVDTIYTQDFWYTPMAEMNFGPPQMSIISGPRLTYGTIISSTQLFTQALHSRSQPVSSSSVSFVGQNDKTDSAKREWEHATPEDRRMHTSKDLRRMIHAASGSASRSSNVAGDFLAYVSGLDVTVPLLSSPRLVRRPYDPLICENTILSRATALTSGRHVTKGGGSITGKSGSSPVVTKYQKFSDPWFESMDENNTRLALEINLVLILCQALEGVRSPRIALRDRQLIARETVTELGVFFDFLEHRGTPDNWLVKGSLISADTKSVRTIDQSVDPSYNILPARLKESFREELEEDIFTTGRFTTNVSSVQFLPLMGKLLKAVVESLDLMQYR encoded by the exons ATGGAAGCTCCCGCTGTAGAAAGTCTGCC ATACTGCAAGGAATTATGGTTCTTGATATCGGATACGGTATGCCGGTGCGAGAGACAACTCGTcgaagatgaaattaaaaaggaaACAAAACTCCTCAAAGAAGGTCTTTTATATTTCAAACCATACACAGAAGCATCGCTGCAAAATATACCCAAGAATGATCCTTCTCCTCGAATGTACGAACTAATTAGTAAACTTGCTCCTCTTCTG AATTTGGATGCTACGATTACGTGGGACCTagtttgtaattttataaagtACGAATATCGCAATTGCACGGAAACTTTTGCGTCTCAACTTGTGGATTATACTTCGATGAAAGTGTTGATCAACGATATATGGAACTTTTACTATTCCGAAAGAATGACCTTAATAAAATGCCTCAAACTTATGGTCGAATATAAAGACAATGAACACCGTTACCAAAAGGAATTTGCCAAGTTTTTTGACAGTGTTTTATTTGGAACGTTACTGGAATCTATTCAGAAACAAATAGAAACATTGAAGACAGTGAACCCACCTATTAGGTCCCAACTATGTACAGAGGAGTACTTACACAGGCTGTATAACAGCAGCCTCGTCGAAATGCGGGAATTACTCCACATATTAACGGTCATCATTCATGATATACATATTGCAGACACGGAATTTTTGAAACTTTACGAAAGCATTGGG GGGGAACCAAGGCGCTTAGCAAGTACAAAAAGTCACGAGGATAAGAAAGCGATTGCAAAGAAAATCAAAGAAATACAGTACAGTCAAGCGGCTCTATTTTTAGTAGCGTTGGACGTCAGAAAACA CGTCGACATGGAGGATTGGATACGGAGCGTCAGAAATAGCATGCAAGAAACTTTCGAGCACAAATGCATTCGCGACAGTTACCCGCAAGACAGTCCACTGTTTCTGTCGTGGATGTTGGCAAATTACGCCATCGATCCGGAAAATATGGATACATTGAACCGATTCAAACCGTTCGGTATCAAAGCCATACAACTCAACGTCTTCCATTATTTGCAAGATTTAATGAATACCGAAATGATTTGCGAAAAGACTCACTACGCCGAAGTCGTGCACAGTAGCGTGTACAACCTCCTCACCTTGGTGTGCGCTTTCGTGGACGAGGAGAAACTGAGCGTACTGAATGGTATCTTCGATGCTGTTGCCGCTACGATTCAATTTCCTAAAACGGCGGCGCGATTTTGGGAGGAACGGGACGACGGTTTATGGTTGATCTACAAGTTCGCGGCTGAACAATTTCCATACGAATTCGAGCCATTGACGAACATTGCGATCGGTTTGGCGACCGCGTCTGAGACGAGTGCTGAAAAAATCGCGGCGGAGCTGGACAATCTTCAGTCGTTGACGCTGGAGGTACCGCGACAACGGGACCATAATAAACCCTTCAAACCGTACGAGCAAGAGTGTATGATTCATAAAAACTCGTACGCGATAGCGGAGGATTCTCTGCGCGAAAATATACGCATGTCTAGCGACCGTGAGGTGGTGATATTTCGGCAGAAAGCATGCTACTGGGACGCTTTGCACTACAAGATAGAGCAGCTCTTCTCTCAAGCTGGCGGTGGGATCACTAATATCAGCGAGATGACTAAAAACTTGCCCGAAATCGTATCGCAAGGGTTGAAGTTATTGAAAACGTTAGCTAAATATATAGGGATACCGCAAAGTATGGTCATACCAACGGAATTAAGCTTCGAGATCATCAACAGATTTTCCTATCCAGTATTACCCGAGGACAAAATGTACATATACAAAATCGTTGCAGCGTGCATCAGTATTTCATCCGAACTCGTTCTAGAGTATCCAGAAGAAATACTCTCAAGGATGCGTGCAGGCGTTTATCCAAGGTTCAACAACCGTTACCAAAAGACGTTGGACTTCGCGGAAGCCGTCTCGTTCGACGGCGGTATAATCGCATCCTGGTTGTCCTCCATAGAAACGATCGCTCATTCTTATCCAATTTTGAACGCGTACTTGGACATCCTGTCGAAGTATTTGATCAGGAAGTACAACGAGGAAGCCTTGTACACGGTTGAAATACCAGGAATGGTGTTCTTGTTGCAAGGCGTTCTGCCTAAATTAGATTCTTGGTATTTCGATTCAGACGCGGAGAGGACCGATCTGTGGTTGAAAAGTATGTTCTGTCTTCACAGAGCTCTCGAGTCTAGTCTACCGAAAGAAGACATGCGCAATGAATTGCAGCTGGTCGTCGCGTATAGTTTATTGTATCTAGAACCAAGGCACGCGTTGCTGAAACTGATCCGCACAGGTGAACGTACACTGCACAACAAAATGATGGCGGAAACAGATTGGATTCGCGGTAAAGGGTTCAAGGCGATCAAGAGTGTACAGTTGGCTCTATCGGTGGTGAATAGATTGCTGATATTTAGGAAATCGTTGGGGCTAGAGACAGGAGACAGATCGCCGTTGGAAGCTGCCTTGTATTCTTCGCCTCGTGTGCCCAATGGTCTGTTAATAGTGCCCACGATCGTCAATTAcctttatgtctggtttagtccgCCGTTGCAAGCCATGGCTGTTAGGCTGCTGAAGAAATTTGCCGAAGGATCTTCTATGTCCCTCCTCGTTTGCATGGGTATGGACGGTACAGCTATCAGAGAAACCTTTGCGTCCCGTAGAGGACTCATGTCGCCAACTTGCGTGGCAGACGTTAAAGTCGCCATTCTTGAATTGGTCGCTGTTTGTCTGGAAAAGCAACCCGGCTTGACGGAGGCTCTCTTCAACATCGTACACCCGGCAGAATGTAAACGGATCTTCCCTCGATCGGTCGAGGAGTTCTTCACGGAAGGATGCAGACAGTTTTTGGTGAAATACTTGAATCGTATTTACGAAAAGGAAGACATCGTGTGCGACAAGTTGTACAACAGCACGATGGCGTTGCTGcgagcgatgtggtaccacaggaaCGAAATTCTAGTTAATTTCTTTCGAAAACGAGAAAAGTTCTGGACTCATTTGTTTGCTCCCCTTTTCAGAGACCTAGTACCAGGCGCGAAGGGTTACTCTCACCTGTTAGACATAATCACCCTGGAACTGTTCAAGAGTTCCGTGCTGGAAGACGACTTCTCCATGAACTTGAGAAAATTTTTGGACAAGTCGAAAGATTACTGGAAGAAGCTGGCGATTTACATACTCGAGGATGTGCATTCCGAGAGCGACAGGTCGATGAATTACGAGAAACAGGACACGAGTATCCTGCATTCCCAGTACGAAAGTAATTTAGAATCCTGGTATAACTTCATCGTCACGCTAACCGATGAAAGGATTGCGACCAACTATCCGgtgaacgtgatccaagcgcagTTAATAACGCAGCACTCTCTAGGGTCGTTGTTGGAACGGGTGAAACAATCCCACGACCTTGGTAGTAGAAAAATCACGATGTTGCTAGCGTCTCTGTCCCTGCGATGCATCACCTCTTGGAAACAGATATGCGTCGACGACTCGAGGATCTTCAAGTCAGGCTTGACGCAGCTGATGCAAGAGATCGGCCAGGCTTATCGCAGTTACGGGAAGTCGTTGCGTCAGACGCTGATGTCTTTGCTCCTTGGGTGCGTGCAATGCGTGAAGAAGACGTTGCGCGAGGACGCTACGAGCCTCGAGTACCTTTTGGCGCACTCCTGCACGATTGCAGCCAGCGAATTGGAGCAGCTGAGAGAGGCAGCCGTTCAATTCGAGAAACGGAAGCAACAGCAGCCGATAGAACGCACGGTGGACGAGAAGGGGACGATCGGTAGCGTGACAGCGCAGAAGAACGCTGACGAGAGGAACGCGGAGACCCTCCGCGGAATTCGCGAGAGTTTGCCCGCCACCTTGGCCGTCTGCATGGTCACGCAACTGTTGCGATCCTACGTGGAGCGCAGCTCGCTGTCGAAGCAGCAGAATAAGGCCGGATGCGTGCAACTCCGTCAAATGATACCCGAGCTGATGGCTTGCATCGGCATCACCTTGCAAAAGTATCCTTACCTGAGGTTCAGCACAGCAGCGCTCAACCTGCTCAACCTGATCGTTCGTTCGCCGTACACTCTCCACCCTATCAACGAGAATGACATTGCGAAACTATGGCTGAGCCTGATTCCACCGGCTGACATCGGTAACAGCATGCTGGACTCCTTGTACGACGACTGCACTAACGGGAAATGGCGCTGCCAGGACTGGTGGCCGCTCTATACCCTCGGTTTGGAGTTCCTCACCGGTCTAGTGACCAGAGAAACACCCACAGTCTATATAAAATCTATTGTCATgtttctcgactcccacgagcatCAGTTGATGGTCGCGTCGACGTTGCTCAGACATACTGCGGATCTTTTGGCCGCTGATCTGCTGCAATCCCTCGTTGCGCTCATCAACATCATGGCCACGCTACCGTACGTTTGGAACTCGATACAGAAGAGCGTCTGCGAGACTCTGATCAAGTGCATGTACCTGGCGTACGACAACACCGTGAACCTGCTGTTGCGTCCGCGGATCCTCAAGTTCATCATCGACGGTATCAGCATGGAGAGCGCGGAGGAGCTGGAGTCCTGCGACAAACGTTCGCCGAGCGACGAATTGAAGCTGCTGGTGAACAAGCTGATCATCATAAACACGACCTGCGCGCTCAGTTTCGTTTACTTCTCGCCCAGACTGAACACCCTGGTGGACACTATATACACACAGGACTTCTGGTACACGCCTATGGCGGAAATGAACTTTGGCCCGCCACAGATGAGCATAATCTCTGGTCCACGGTTGACATACGGCACCATCATCAGCTCCACGCAGCTGTTCACGCAGGCTCTTCACTCTAGGTCTCAGCCAGTGAGCTCTTCGTCGGTGTCTTTCGTCGGTCAGAACGACAAAACGGATTCCGCCAAGAGGGAGTGGGAACACGCCACGCCCGAAGACAGAAGAATGCACACGAGCAAAGATCTCAGAAGGATGATTCACGCCGCTTCCGGTTCGGCTTCTAGGTCCTCCAACGTGGCTGGGGACTTTCTGGCGTACGTCAGCGGTCTGGACGTGACTGTGCCGCTGCTGAGCAGCCCCAGACTCGTCAGAAGGCCTTACGATCCTCTCATTTGTGAGAATACTATACTGTCGAGAGCGACAGCCTTGACCAGTGGTAGGCACGTTACAAAAGGAGGTGGATCGATCACTGGTAAAAGCGGCAGCAGCCCTGTCGTTACCAAATACCAGAAGTTCAGCGATCCTTGGTTCGAATCTATGGACGAGAACAACACGAGGCTGGCACTCGAGATCAATCTCGTGTTAATATTGTGCCAAGCCTTAGAGGGTGTCAGGAGTCCGAGAATCGCTCTCAGAGACCGTCAGCTGATAGCGCGCGAAACGGTGACGGAACTGGGAGTTTTCTTCGATTTCCTCGAACACCGAGGCACGCCTGACAACTGGCTAGTTAAAGGATCGTTGATCAGCGCGGATACAAAGAGCGTTAGGACGATAGATCAGTCGGTCGATCCTAGTTACAATATTTTACCAGCTAGATTGAAAGAATCATTCAGAGAGGAGCTCGAAGAAGACATTTTCACTACCGGACGGTTCACGACCAACGTCAGCAGCGTACAATTTCTACCGCTGATGGGCAAGTTGCTGAAGGCTGTCGTAGAGTCTTTGGACTTGATGCAGTATCGATAG